Proteins encoded by one window of Nicotiana tabacum cultivar K326 chromosome 10, ASM71507v2, whole genome shotgun sequence:
- the LOC107795162 gene encoding UDP-glycosyltransferase 73C4-like has product MASLSKQLHFLLIPLMSQSHIIPLTDFAKLLALHGVTVSIITTPLNAQRYKSIVTHAIKSNLKIQLIPLHFPNQEVGLPQECENLDTLSSLELLKEFLLASEMMQEPLEKLIHDLEPKPSCIISTSPLIWTQQVANKFKIPRYVFQTVSCFTLFCSHIINQEKIQETLVLDSDSFLIPNVPHKIEFTKGQILLNGTSTNKSQDMKSIIDKIKQSQDLARGTLINTFEELEPWYIDEYKKIMNKVFCIGPVSLGNNEMDEMVDRGNKTSIDEHNCLSWLDSMKPKSVIYACFGSLCQISFLQMKEIGLGLESSNVPFIWIIRKVNLTSQVEKWLRDENFEKRVKGRGMIIRGWAPQVLILSHSSIGGFLTHCGWNSTLEGTSCGVPMITFPMFAEQFYNEKFIVNVLKIGVRVGVEVSINSWNEEKNGVLVNKDQVKEAIDQLMDKGLESEERRKRAKELAHMSKKAIKEEGSSFLNTKLLIEDVMQLLKNKEEEANNVDRTM; this is encoded by the exons ATGGCTTCCCTATCTAAACAACTTCATTTCCTTTTGATACCTTTAATGTCTCAAAGCCATATTATACCATTAACAGACTTTGCAAAATTACTAGCCCTACATGGAGTGACTGTCTCTATTATCACCACACCTCTCAATGCCCAAAGGTACAAATCTATAGTAACTCATGCTATAAAATCCAATCTAAAAATCCAATTAATTCCTCTTCATTTCCCAAATCAAGAAGTTGGGTTGCCtcaagaatgtgaaaatttagaTACACTAAGTTCACTAGAGTTATTAAAAGAGTTCCTTTTGGCTAGTGAGATGATGCAAGAACCACTAGAGAAATTGATTCATGACTTGGAACCAAAACCAAGTTGTATTATTTCAACTAGTCCTCTTATTTGGACACAACAAGTTGCCAATAAATTCAAGATTCCAAGGTATGTATTTCAAACTGTTTCTTGTTTCACTCTCTTTTGTTCTCACATaataaatcaagaaaaaataCAAGAAACCCTTGTGTTGGATTCAGATTCATTCTTGATACCTAATGTGCCACACAAGATTGAGTTCACAAAAGGTCAAATATTGTTGAATGGCACTTCAACAAATAAATCTCAAGATATGAAGAGTATTATTGACAAAATTAAACAGTCTCAAGACTTGGCAAGAGGTACTTTGATTAATACTTTTGAAGAGTTGGAGCCTTGGTATATTGatgaatacaaaaaaataatgaaCAAAGTCTTTTGTATTGGTCCAGTATCATTGGGTAACAATGAAATGGATGAAATGGTTGATAGAGGAAACAAGACCTCTATAGATGAACACAATTGTTTGAGTTGGCTTGATTCTATGAAGCCTAAATCGGTCATTTATGCTTGTTTTGGTAGCCTTTGTCAAATTTCATTTTTGCAAATGAAGGAAATTGGATTAGGGTTGGAGTCATCAAATGTGCCTTTCATTTGGATAATTAGAAAGGTAAATTTGACATCACAAGTTGAAAAATGGCTAAgggatgaaaattttgaaaaaagggtTAAAGGAAGAGGAATGATAATTCGAGGTTGGGCCCCACAAGTTTTAATATTATCTCATTCATCTATTGGAGGATTCTTAACGCATTGTGGATGGAATTCGACTCTGGAAGGAACTTCTTGTGGCGTACCAATGATTACTTTTCCTATGTTTGCCGAGCAATTTTACAATGAGAAATTCATTGtaaatgttttgaagattgggGTTCGAGTTGGGGTTGAAGTGAGTATTAATTCTTGGAATGAAGAGAAGAATGGTGTGTTGGTTAATAAGGATCAAGTGAAAGAAGCAATAGATCAACTAATGGATAAAGGATTAGAGagtgaagaaagaagaaaaagagcaaagGAATTGGCACACATGTCAAAAAAGGCAATAAAAGAAGAAGGATCTTCCTTCTTGAATACCAAGTTGCTTATTGAAGATGT CATGCAACTACTTAAGAATAAGGAAGAGGAAGCCAATAATGTTGATAGGACCATGTAA